A genomic region of Denticeps clupeoides chromosome 9, fDenClu1.1, whole genome shotgun sequence contains the following coding sequences:
- the obsl1b gene encoding obscurin-like protein 1 isoform X3, whose protein sequence is MDVFGGAPRFLAYPRAVGVQTGTDAVLKCQISGDPRPAVIWERNNEKVHPGGRYRVFEDGNIYNLIITGVTTEDSGQYICKAKNCIGETYAAATLKVEGEAQEMELREENKPRFLIKPLSTRVGRGEDAVFSCKLWGNPRPEVVWEKDGRKLNEIFESTHFSVGYQDGGWYQLKIFKTRAPDGGVYTCKARNEFGESLAGAVLLVDAGPGHEDEGNRNGYTNGHWKSNQGKQRRQVATRLKEDPQPNSAKVKMFAVTEGKHAKFRCFVTGKPKPEIIWRKDGRLIMSGRRYLLYEDREGYFTLKVLYCKQQDNGVYVCAASNTAGQTLSAVHLSVKEPPVRFKQPLNDLQVWERDLAVLECEVPEDSIPITWYLEDRRLQPGAKYGMEEWGTKRRLTIRDIGVDDDGIYLCEMADGGRSIAEVAVKGTIVRKLPRKVDVLEGENAAFCVEVEEEEMEIHWYKDGTELRETHQTILKSFGKTHILVFVNTTPQDSGLVTFYVGRSKTSSQLRVKGARHCPPSCPVGVQINTERANAALLSWIPAPDSRKNPPSGYVLERQEVGSQEWLQCLTTDSATSVEILGDSVPCEADYRFRICSVNKYGRSDNVEFPRSVHLVPVARIQTPLQDALVPEGQDALFSIELSASVIGTWFLNGNQLQEEDRFSMRRTRTHQSLRIRGVRDTDNGAEITFIAYGIRDSAALYIQAPLVKFTPLSEMDRNKFVEVGNPIVLYCELSNPEAPVHWYKNGVELHTVEGLHIQSEGTMRRIVIQSADFSHSGVYSCDAIDDVIRFNVEVEAPPVRFSVLPETEKSKSIEAGCPFELQCELSDSAAQVFWYKDGTKILQQSDMDFQSNGTQRTLVVQSAEFCHSGIYSCKTKGDAVHFKVDVKAKPVRFSAVPEDEKNKYLKEGQSFQLQCEVTDPSAEVCWYKDGEVLIPEAGLDFQPDCALRRLIVHSAQPCHSGVYVCKTMDDSVQFTVEIKAQPMRFSALQEITKDIIEGNCQTDVPCEISDPTAMVCWYKDEAELISKSERHVNAEATRRTLSVPSTQPYSSGVHDYMNEADVVQLNIQEQALPMEYEAVSEVEKIEGIEPGIPTAELCEVSGPAAQVCSHKTGTELVTQGGTQVPSEGGVRKVNVQSTGLSQHGIRTSSRTNDAVPNKTSKAAEPFHSDVYSEISGDSVQSTVDKKAPAAGPVSVRAVQEIAENQSVEERCTSKIQCGISEPIAQLNEHRDGAPQQQTLIETQRVQSEDLCLLRGFEKDNDVGDEAITIKVDVKAPSMDPTAPCEVENNKSIEAYSSKVQHHKTIDSSAEVSIYQEGELLLHPRGIYSQSDGPMEKLVVKPSSASPADVCRCETEEHSVQWHEDQKASQVKCSALPVIKREKSIEAGCPFELQCEISNPSAPVCWYKDGLPLLPQNGLSIQSEDSSRSLVVPSADLFHSGVYSCNSEDDVIIFKVDVKAPPPPKFSTIPEAEKHKSTEAGSLAVLQCERSDPAKEVCYKDGARLHPKSGNIILSEGTLRTLVQSAGLSHSGEFAYETKDNALKVAGDLKAPPVKFSTVPEDERNPCVEVGGPVELKCEISDPTTDVSWCKDGVPLKPQGGIKVQSEGATRKLSICAAELSHAGIYNCKTADDAIHFKVDIKAPCPRFTPLPEVERNKYYTVGQQIILKCEISDPSAQVCWYRNGKQLFQKNKLDIQSKGKERILVNSSAAVADSGQYVCAAADDAITFKVDIRAAPVRFSVLPDVAKNKFVEARCPIVLQCEVSNPGAPVSWFKDGVQLLQQGGFDFQTNGTIRALTIQSAELSHSGVYSCETVDDHIEFKVDVAAPPVTFLHIPEEDLHKNVVEHDTLLLSCELSRADVLAQWYKDGVELQPNENTAIQMENTVHTVKIKSSQLSDSGIYTCRAGDSALMFKVNVREPPAMIVYPKEDVHLDRYVPEEIVLSCELSRPNGSVNWYKDGQKLQESENIKLKLEGPYRRLKILKSATEDSGEYVCDTAVDSRFFHLNVTEPPVRIMSPSQSQMELCQQTSERMVLSCELSRANAVVRWYRDGLEVEENDRLLLEVDGIYRRLIIPETDVKDSAEYVCDTMDESVTFFVNIAEPPVRFIRPRKMASGVEASVGETVVLDCEVSRANAEVCWRKNGEEIEESANITITEDGLVRQLTIHSSSLEDTGQYICDARDDVMDFQVKISEPPLKILRTSDTVTNKHFVVPEDIVLKCELSRPNGTVEWYKNDEWLVENERISCESDGQFRSLIILNAEAPDAGEYVCDAKDDTIKFCVIVEEPPVTILGNAEKPEHHSLVAGDDLILECEVSRSNAPVAWYRNGQLLRANSRTHIESQGTVRKLVLSGLELSDSGEYVCNATEDKMLILVTVQEAPVKFNDKEEGSKAVAYEDESVTLCAKVNRENACVRWLKDKEEIIGNRYRKRSEGKSHYLTIEALKESDSGKYTCDAKNDEMHFLVLVKAMKVKFSKPLKNAVALKDSDLLLLCELQKPKGDVQWLKDDKEVTPSRHYIIRANGCERSLTIHNVTAEDAGVYACESKDERTYATVEVQTPRVVEFVAELHNVTVMEGEDATFKCVVSPEDAKLDWCINGKLVAPDQKFNISSTGLCHMLHIHNCQVTDSAKVTAEAEGLISKANLHVQEAQVVFIKGMETVEAEEFGEATLEVKLSSDSGEVQWMRQGMVIKPGPKFTLKQRGATRSLTIHRLALSDRGTYSCETLHDRTQAKLCVEPRKIKIRKGLSDGQTFERETASFEVELSHNNVEAAWLKDGVRLRNNNHWRLSVKGRVHSLTISNLSLEDSGTYVFSAESARTSARLTVKETPVSIMKKLEDVRFPEGSGATVECELSRHNVEVKWMKNGVELKPDKNHRIYSMGRKRLLQILKCEMEDTGIYTCSAGETSTACSVDVYEPEVEVLQPLEDLEVQEDENAVFMCELSLESVPGEWFKNGERIKPTSTIKIRQEGSKHFLLMCNVKGEDGGEIKFVAKNTESIAYLEVEELPVSIVNPLQDKTALEKSRVLLDCSVSNPRCSIRWYKGSNVILPSERFEICSEGCYRKLVIQQVNLEDEGTYSVQVGDYTSSAKLTVEAQSLLMVRDLQDVEVVSPEEACFECEVTVPVLKAPVWTLNGETLQPGSRVLLEKMGKVHRLTLRQTSEDMNGVVQFTSGKAKSSAKLCVKSSL, encoded by the exons ATGGATGTGTTTGGTGGCGCACCTCGCTTTCTGGCCTACCCACGTGCTGTAGGGGTGCAGACAGGCACAGACGCCGTCTTGAAATGCCAAATCAGCGGGGACCCTCGACCAGCTGTCATATGGGAACGAAACAATGAAAAGGTCCACCCAGGGGGCAGGTATCGTGTGTTTGAGGATGGGAACATTTACAACCTTATCATTACTGGTGTGACCACAGAGGACAGTGGTCAGTATATTTGTAAAGCTAAGAACTGCATCGGAGAAACATATGCGGCCGCGACGTTGAAAGTCGAGGGAGAAGCGCAGGAAATGGAGCTGCGTGAAGAGAACAAGCCCAGGTTCCTAATCAAGCCGCTGTCCACTCGCGTGGGCCGTGGTGAAGATGCCGTCTTCTCCTGCAAGCTGTGGGGCAACCCACGGCCAGAGGTGGTTTGGGAAAAAGATGGCAGAAAGCTGAATGAGATCTTTGAGAGCACACATTTCAGCGTAGGATACCAGGATGGAGGGTGGTATCAGCTTAAGATCTTCAAGACACGCGCACCTGATGGGGGAGTATACACATGCAAGGCCAGAAATGAGTTTGGGGAAAGCCTGGCAGGGGCTGTGCTGCTTGTCGATGCGGGCCCAGGTCACGAGGATGAGGGAAATCGAAATGGCTACACCAACGGCCACTGGAAATCCAATCAGGGAAAACAGAGAAGACAGGTTGCAACACGACTTAAGGAGGACCCGCAGCCTAATTCAGCCAAAGTTAAAATGTTCGCTGTGACTGAAGGCAAACATGCCAAGTTCCGTTGTTTCGTCACAGGGAAACCCAAACCAGAGATAATATGGAGAAAAGATGGGAGGCTGATAATGTCGGGGAGACGGTATCTTCTATATGAGGATCGGGAAGGTTACTTCACACTGAAAGTTCTCTACTGTAAACAACAGGACAATGGTGTATATGTCTGTGCTGCATCAAATACTGCTGGACAAACCCTGAGTGCAGTCCATCTTTCAGTGAAAG AACCCCCTGTGAGATTTAAACAGCCACTCAATGATCTACAAGTCTGGGAACGAGACCTGGCAGTTCTGGAGTGTGAAGTGCCAGAAGACTCCATTCCAATCACATGGTACTTGGAGGACAGACGCCTACAGCCAGGGGCCAAATATGGGATGGAGGAGTGGGGGACAAAGCGTAGGCTCACAATTCGTGACATTGGAGTCGATGATGATGGGATATATCTCTGCGAAATGGCTGATGGAGGGAGGAGCATTGCAGAGGTGGCTGTCAAAG GTACAATTGTAAGAAAGCTTCCGAGAAAAGTAGATGTTTTGGAAGGTGAGAATGCGGCGTTCTGTGTAGAGGTTGAGGAAGAAGAAATGGAAATTCACTGGTACAAAGATGGCACTGAGCTGCGGGAGACTCATCAAACCATTCTTAAGTCATTTGGCAAAACTCACATTTTGGTCTTTGTCAACACCACACCCCAAGATTCCGGTCTGGTGACCTTTTATGTTGGTCGATCAAAAACTTCATCTCAACTTAGGGTGAAAG GAGCCAGACACTGCCCACCCAGCTGTCCAGTGGGAGTTCAGATTAACACAGAGCGTGCCAATGCCGCCCTTCTCTCCTGGATTCCCGCTCCAGACTCCCGTAAGAACCCACCTTCGGGATACGTCCTTGAACGACAAGAGGTTGGCTCTCAGGAGTGGCTGCAATGCCTAACCACCGACTCAGCGACTTCAGTGGAGATTCTTGGAGACAGTGTACCATGCGAGGCAGACTACCGATTCCGCATATGCAGTGTCAACAAGTATGGGAGGAGTGACAATGTTGAGTTCCCTCGGTCAGTCCATCTGG TTCCAGTGGCAAGGATCCAAACACCTCTACAGGATGCCCTGGTACCAGAGGGCCAAGATGCCTTGTTTTCCATCGAACTGTCCGCTTCAGTCATAGGCACTTGGTTTTTAAATGGCAATCAGCTCCAAGAGGAGGATCGCTTCTCCATGCGGCGTACACGTACACACCAGTCCCTGCGTATACGAGGCGTACGAGACACAGACAATGGGGCTGAAATAACCTTCATTGCGTATGGAATTAGGGATTCAGCCGCCCTGTACATTCAAG CTCCCTTAGTAAAATTTACACCCCTGTCGGAAATGGACAGAAACAAGTTTGTCGAAGTCGGCAATCCAATAGTCCTCTACTGTGAGCTGTCCAATCCTGAAGCCCCAGTTCACTGGTACAAGAACGGAGTAGAATTACACACAGTTGAAGGTCTTCACATCCAGTCGGAGGGAACCATGAGGAGGATCGTCATACAGTCAGCCGATTTCTCTCATTCTGGCGTGTACAGCTGTGATGCCATTGATGATGTCATCCGATTCAATGTGGAAGTCGAAG CTCCACCCGTCAGATTCTCAGTGCTACCAGAGACGGAAAAAAGCAAGTCCATTGAAGCAGGCTGCCCATTTGAACTGCAATGTGAGCTCTCAGATTCAGCTGCCCAGGTCTTCTGGTATAAAGATGGAACAAAGATCCTTCAACAGAGTGACATGGACTTCCAGTCCAATGGCACTCAGAGGACCCTGGTTGTTCAGTCAGCTGAGTTTTGTCATTCAGGGATATACAGCTGCAAGACAAAGGGTGACGCTGTTCATTTCAAAGTCGACGTCAAAG CTAAGCCGGTTAGGTTTTCTGCGGTCCCCGAAGACGAGAAGAACAAATACCTCAAAGAGGGGCAATCTTTTCAACTGCAATGCGAGGTCACAGACCCTTCTGCGGAGGTTTGCTGGTACAAGGACGGAGAAGTGCTCATTCCAGAGGCTGGACTGGATTTTCAGCCTGATTGTGCGTTGAGGAGACTTATAGTCCATTCAGCCCAGCCCTGTCACTCAGGCGTGTACGTCTGTAAGACGATGGACGACTCTGTCCAGTTCACTGTGGAAATCAAAG CTCAACCAATGAGGTTCTCAGCCTTACAAGAGATTACGAAGGACATCATTGAAGGAAACTGCCAGACTGACGTACCTTGTGAGATCTCAGACCCCACTGCCATGGTGTGCTGGTACAAGGATGAAGCAGAGCTCATCTCAAAATCGGAACGTCATGTCAATGCGGAGGCTACCAGGAGGACCCTGAGTGTCCCATCGACACAGCCCTACAGTTCTGGAGTGCACGACTATATGAACGAGGCTGATGTCGTCCAATTAAATATACAAGAACAAG CTTTGCCTATGGAATATGAGGCTGTTTCTGAAGTTGAGAAGATTGAGGGCATTGAACCTGGCATCCCAACTGCAGAACTTTGTGAGGTCTCAGGTCCTGCTGCTCAAGTCTGCAGTCATAAAACTGGGACAGAGCTGGTAACTCAAGGTGGAACTCAGGTTCCATCTGAGGGCGGTGTAAGGAAAGTAAACGTCCAATCGACTGGGCTCTCCCAGCATGGAATCCGCACCAGCAGTAGAACAAATGATGCCGTCCCAAATAAAACATCAAAAGCTG CAGAGCCCTTTCACTCTGATGTGTACAGTGAGATATCTGGTGACTCTGTCCAGAGCACTGTGGATAAGAAAG CACCTGCAGCTGGGCCTGTGAGTGTCAGAGCTGTTCAAGAAATTGCAGAGAACCAATCTGTTGAAGAAAGATGCACCAGTAAAATTCAGTGTGGAATCTCGGAGCCTATTGCACAACTCAATGAGCACAGAGATGGAGCACCCCAGCAACAAACTTTGATTGAGACACAAAGAGTCCAATCAGAAGACCTTTGTCTCTTGAGAGGCTTTGAAAAGGATAATGATGTTGGTGATGAGGCCATAACTATTAAGGTGGATGTCAAAG CTCCATCGATGGATCCCACTGCACCCTGTGAAGTGGAGAACAACAAATCCATTGAAGCATACAGTTCCAAAGTCCAACATCATAAAACCATAGACTCTTCCGCTGAGGTCAGCATATACCAAGAGGGAGAGCTTCTTCTACATCCACGTGGAATATACTCTCAGTCAGACGGCCCCATGGAGAAACTAGTTGTCAAACCATCTTCTGCATCCCCTGCAGATGTGTGCAGATGTGAGACTGAAGAGCATTCAGTGCAGTGGCATGAGGATCAAAAAG CCTCACAAGTGAAATGTTCGGCCCTCCCTGTGATTAAGAGGGAAAAGTCCATTGAAGCTGGATGCCCATTTGAACTACAGTGTGAAATCTCAAACCCCAGTGCTCCTGTCTGTTGGTACAAGGATGGTTTACCACTCCTACCACAAAATGGATTAAGTATCCAATCAGAGGATTCAAGTAGGAGTCTGGTTGTTCCATCAGCAGACCTATTTCACTCAGGGGTGTACAGCTGCAATTCTGAAGATGATGTCATTATATTTAAGGTGGATGTCAAAG ctccacctccaccaaAATTTTCAACAATTCCAGAAGCAGAGAAGCACAAATCCACTGAAGCAGGTAGCCTTGCTGTACTCCAGTGTGAAAGATCAGATCCAGCAAAAGAGGTCTGTTACAAAGACGGAGCGAGGCTCCACCCAAAAAGTGGCAATATCATCCTATCAGAGGGCACTTTGAGAACTCTTGTCCAATCAGCAGGGCTGTCACACAGCGGAGAATTTGCTTATGAGACAAAGGACAATGCCCTCAAGGTCGCAGGGGATCTAAAAG CTCCGCCGGTGAAATTCTCCACTGTGCCCGAAGATGAAAGAAACCCTTGCGTAGAAGTAGGTGGACCTGTAGAGCTTAAGTGTGAGATCTCAGATCCAACGACTGATGTCTCCTGGTGCAAAGATGGAGTGCCGTTGAAACCTCAAGGTGGAATTAAGGTCCAGTCTGAGGGAGCCACAAGAAAACTATCTATATGCGCTGCTGAGTTGTCCCATGCTGGGATATACAACTGCAAGACAGCAGATGATGCCATCCATTTCAAAGTGGATATCAAAG CTCCATGCCCACGGTTTACACCACTTCCAGAAGTGGAAAGGAACAAGTACTACACAGTAGGCCAGCAAATCATTCTGAAGTGCGAAATCTCAGACCCCAGTGCCCAAGTCTGTTGGTATAGGAATGGAAAACAACTGtttcaaaaaaacaaacttgACATTCAAAGTAAAGGAAAGGAGAGAATCCTGGTTAATAGTTCAGCAGCTGTTGCTGATTCTGGACAATATGTGTGTGCAGCTGCTGATGATGCCATAACATTCAAGGTGGACATCAGAG CAGCCCCTGTGAGATTTTCAGTGCTTCCAGATGTTGCGAAGAACAAGTTTGTTGAAGCAAGATGCCCCATTGTACTACAATGCGAGGTCTCAAACCCAGGTGCCCCCGTTTCCTGGTTCAAGGATGGAGTGCAACTCCTCCAACAGGGCGGATTTGACTTCCAAACCAATGGCACCATCAGGGCACTTACGATCCAGTCAGCAGAGCTAAGTCACTCCGGAGTGTACAGCTGTGAGACTGTGGATGATCACATAGAATTCAAGGTGGATGTTGCAG CCCCACCAGTCACATTTCTCCATATCCCTGAAGAAGATCTCCACAAAAATGTAGTGGAACATGATACTCTTCTGTTGTCATGTGAGCTATCAAGAGCTGATGTGCTTGCACAGTGGTACAAGGATGGAGTTGAGCTACAACCAAACGAGAATACTGCAATCCAGATGGAAAATacagtgcacactgtgaaaatCAAGTCATCACAGCTGTCAGACTCTGGAATATACACGTGCCGTGCAGGAGATAGTGCCCTGATGTTCAAAGTCAATGTCAGAG AGCCTCCGGCGATGATTGTCTACCCCAAAGAGGATGTGCATCTAGATCGGTATGTCCCTGAAGAAATAGTCCTGAGCTGTGAACTTTCCCGTCCAAATGGTTCTGTGAACTGGTACAAAGATGGGCAGAAGTTACAAGAAAGTGAGAATATCAAGCTTAAGCTAGAAGGTCCATATAGGAGACTTAAGATTCTTAAAAGTGCCACGGAGGACTCAGGGGAGTATGTATGTGACACTGCAGTTGATTCCAGATTCTTCCACCTGAATGTGACAG AACCTCCTGTGCGGATCATGTCTCCAAGTCAGTCCCAAATGGAGCTCTGCCAGCAAACATCCGAGCGGATGGTGCTGAGTTGTGAGCTCTCAAGAGCGAACGCAGTTGTGCGCTGGTATCGTGATGGGCTTGAGGTTGAAGAAAATGATCGTCTCCTTCTGGAGGTTGATGGCATCTATCGGAGGCTAATAATTCCTGAGACAGACGTGAAAGATTCGGCCGAGTATGTGTGTGACACCATGGACGAATCGGTCACTTTCTTCGTAAATATCGCAG AACCCCCTGTGAGGTTCATACGGCCTAGAAAAATGGCCAGTGGCGTAGAAGCCAGTGTTGGTGAAACTGTGGTGCTTGACTGTGAGGTGTCAAGAGCAAACGCTGAAGTATGCTGGAGGAAGAACGGGGAGGAGATCGAGGAAAGTGCTAATATCACCATTACTGAGGATGGTCTTGTTCGCCAGCTAACAATACACTCAAGTTCATTGGAGGACACGGGGCAATATATTTGTGACGCCAGAGATGATGTAATGGATTTCCAGGTCAAGATCTCAG agccaCCACTTAAAATCCTCAGAACATCTGATACTGTCACCAACAAGCACTTTGTAGTGCCAGAAGACATCGTATTAAAATGTGAGCTCTCGAGACCTAATGGCACCGTTGAATGGTACAAAAATGATGAGTGGCTGGTGGAGAATGAGCGCATCTCCTGTGAATCGGACGGACAGTTTCGATCACTCATCATCCTTAATGCTGAGGCGCCGGATGCTGGGGAATACGTTTGTGATGCGAAGGATGACACCATTAAATTCTGTGTTATTGTAGAAG AGCCTCCAGTGACCATTCTAGGAAATGCTGAAAAGCCAGAGCACCATAGCCTGGTAGCAGGAGACGACCTGATTTTGGAGTGTGAGGTGTCTCGGTCTAACGCCCCCGTGGCGTGGTACCGCAATGGCCAATTACTGCGTGCCAACTCTCGAACACATATAGAAAGTCAAGGAACAGTGAGGAAGCTTGTCTTATCTGGCCTCGAACTTTCAGACTCTGGGGAATATGTGTGCAATGCCACTGAGGACAAAATGCTAATTTTGGTAACTGTCCAAG aggcaCCCGTGAAGTTCAATGACAAAGAAGAAGGGTCCAAAGCCGTGGCCTATGAAGATGAGAGTGTTACACTTTGTGCTAAGGTGAATCGGGAAAACGCTTGTGTGCGTTGGTTAAAGGACAAAGAAGAAATAATTGGCAATCGTTACAGGAAGAGAAGTGAGGGGAAATCACATTACCTCACCATTGAAGCTCTGAAAGAGTCAGATTCTGGAAAATACACATGCGATGCAAAAAACgatgaaatgcattttctaGTTCTTGTCAAAG CGATGAAAGTGAAATTCTCAAAGCCCCTGAAAAATGCAGTAGCCCTCAAGGACAGCGACCTTTTACTGCTATGCGAGCTTCAAAAACCAAAAGGAGATGTGCAGTGGCTCAAAGACGACAAGGAAGTCACTCCCAGCCGTCATTACATCATTAGGGCAAATGGGTGTGAGAGAAGCCTCACGATACACAATGTCACAGCAGAGGATGCAGGAGTGTACGCATGCGAATCAAAAGACGAAAGAACGTATGCCACAGTCGAAGTGCAAA CACCACGTGTTGTGGAATTTGTTGCAGAGCTCCACAACGTGACAGTCATGGAAGGAGAAGATGCCACGTTCAAATGCGTGGTATCACCAGAGGACGCAAAGCTTGATTGGTGTATCAATGGCAAACTGGTTGCGCCTGACCAGAAGTTCAACATCTCCAGCACTGGCCTCTGCCACATGCTCCACATTCATAACTGTCAGGTCACAGACAGCGCCAAAGTGACGGCTGAAGCAGAGGGTCTGATATCCAAAGCCAATCTTCATGTGCAAG AGGCGCAGGTAGTCTTTATTAAGGGAATGGAGACTGTGGAGGCAGAGGAGTTTGGAGAGGCCACGCTGGAAGTGAAATTAAGTTCGGATTCTGGCGAGGTGCAGTGGATGAGACAGGGGATGGTCATAAAGCCTGGGCCCAAGTTCACCCTGAAGCAGCGCGGCGCAACACGTAGCCTCACAATCCACAGGCTCGCTCTGTCCGATCGCGGGACATACAGCTGCGAAACGCTCCATGACCGCACACAGGCCAAGCTCTGCGTGGAAC CTcggaaaataaaaataaggaaaGGGCTGAGTGACGGCCAGACCTTTGAGCGCGAGACGGCCTCGTTTGAAGTGGAGCTGTCCCACAACAATGTCGAGGCCGCGTGGCTGAAGGACGGCGTCCGTCTCAGAAACAACAACCATTGGCGTCTGAGCGTGAAAGGTCGGGTGCACAGTCTCACAATCAGTAACCTCAGCCTGGAGGACTCAGGCACCTACGTGTTCTCAGCCGAGAGCGCGCGGACGTCCGCAAGGCTCACTGTTAAAG AGACACCAGTGAGCATTATGAAAAAGCTGGAGGATGTGCGATTTCCAGAGGGCAGCGGGGCAACTGTTGAATGTGAATTATCACGCCATAATGTTGAGGTTAAGTGGATGAAG AATGGAGTTGAACTGAAACCTGATAAGAATCATCGAATATACTCCATGGGAAGAAAACGTCTGCTCCAGATCCTCAAGTGTGAAATGGAGGACACTGGCATTTACACGTGCAGCGCTGGAGAGACCAGCACAGCATGCTCCGTCGATGTCTATG AGCCAGAGGTGGAAGTGCTCCAGCCCTTGGAAGATCTGGAAGTTCAGGAGGATGAAAATGCTGTGTTCATGTGTGAGCTCTCCCTCGAAAGTGTTCCCGGGGAGTGGTTCAAAAATGGCGAAAGAATCAAACCCACGAGCACAATCAAGATTCGCCAAGAAG GGTCCAAGCACTTTCTATTGATGTGCAATGTAAAAGGAGAGGACGGTGGGGAGATCAAGTTTGTCGCCAAAAATACAGAGTCTATTGCCTATCTGGAAGTAGAAG AGCTTCCGGTCAGCATAGTGAACCCCCTCCAGGACAAGACTGCGCTGGAGAAGAGCCGAGTCCTACTGGACTGTAGCGTGTCAAACCCAAGGTGCAGCATCCGCTGGTACAAGGGCAGCAACGTGATCCTGCCTTCTGAGCGCTTTGAGATCTGCAGCGAAGGATGCTATCGTAAACTAGTCATCCAGCAGGTCAACCTGGAAGATGAGGGCACTTACAGTGTCCAGGTCGGAGATTACACGTCTTCAGCTAAGCTGACAGTAGAAG CCCAGTCTCTGCTGATGGTTCGTGATCTTCAGGATGTAGAGGTGGTGTCTCCTGAAGAAGCATGCTTTGAATGTGAGGTGACCGTGCCAGTGCTTAAAGCTCCAGTATGGACACTAAACGGTGAAACCCTGCAGCCTGGATCTCGGGTCCTTTTGGAAAAGATGGGCAAGGTCCACAGGCTGACCCTCAGACAGACGTCAGAAGACATGAACGGCGTTGTTCAGTTCACTTCTGGAAAGGCCAAGAGCAGTGCCAAGCTTTGTGTTAAAA GTTCTCTTTGA